One region of Cottoperca gobio chromosome 19, fCotGob3.1, whole genome shotgun sequence genomic DNA includes:
- the chad gene encoding chondroadherin, giving the protein MRCVSFLLLGTCLLVLGPVVQGAPGQCPSLCHCHGDLQHVICDSVGLKKIPRVSEVTRLLNLQRNNLGSIPTGAFSESKGLISLHMQHCQLREIGSQAFKGLKKLIYLYLSNNDINSLKPGAFDDLAELTYLYLDGNQISDLSKGIFSPMINLFILQLNGNKLRELRSGTFAGAKDLRWLHMSGNELTTLQPGSLDDVENLAILHLDRNKMSTYPSAAMSKLRVVEELTLGKNPMRTIPDIAFQSFGRYMEKLSLDDMGLEKFSDGAFIGVTAVKSLNLDNNKIKFLPKSIDFGTITNLTLTNNPWSCSCQLAPLRRWMDSSRNRPDAVCASPPQQKGKQVRDSAAFSGCRVKPKRAKKGTRQSQL; this is encoded by the exons ATGCGTTGTGTGAGCTTTTTGTTGCTGGGGACATGCCTCCTGGTCCTGGGCCCTGTGGTGCAGGGAGCCCCAGGCCAGTGCCCCAGCCTGTGCCACTGCCACGGTGACCTTCAACACGTCATCTGTGACAGCGTCGGGCTAAAGAAGATCCCCCGAGTGTCGGAGGTCACTCGTCTGCTGAACCTGCAGAGGAACAACCTGGGCAGCATACCCACGGGCGCCTTCAGTGAAAGCAAGGGACTCATCTCTCTGCACATGCAGCACTGCCAGCTCCGAGAGATCGGGTCCCAGGCCTTCAAGGGGCTGAAGAAGCTCATCTACCTCTACCTGTCCAACAACGACATCAACAGCCTCAAGCCCGGCGCCTTCGATGACCTGGCCGAGCTCACCTACCTCTACCTAGATGGGAACCAAATCAGTGACCTCTCCAAGGGCATCTTCTCCCCAATGATCAACCTCTTCATCCTGCAGCTCAACGGCAACAAGCTCCGGGAGCTGCGGTCGGGGACTTTTGCAGGCGCCAAAGACTTGCGCTGGCTGCACATGAGCGGGAACGAGCTGACGACCCTGCAGCCGGGCTCTCTGGACGACGTGGAGAACCTCGCTATACTTCACCTGGACAGGAACAAGATGTCCACCTATCCCAGTGCGGCGATGAGCAAACTGCGAGTGGTGGAGGAACTCACGCTGGGGAAGAACCCCATGAGGACCATCCCAGACATCGCCTTCCAGAGCTTTGGGCGCTACATGGAGAAACTATCCCTGGACGACATGGGTCTGGAGAAG TTCTCTGATGGTGCGTTCATTGGTGTGACGGCGGTCAAGTCACTGAACCTTGACAACAATAAGATAAAGTTCCTTCCTAAAAGCATCGATTTTGGCACCATCACTAACCTCACCCTCACCAACAACCCGTGGAGCTGCTCGTGCCAGCTAGCTCCGCTGCGAAG GTGGATGGACTCTAGTCGCAATCGTCCAGACGCAGTGTGTGCATCTCCACCTCAGCAGAAAGGAAAGCAAGTGAGAGACAGCGCTGCCTTCAGTGGCTGCAGAGTCAAGCCAAAGAGAGCCAAAAAGGGCACACGCCAGTCGCAGCTGTAA